The window AATATTGAAATCAATACAACTCCAACATTAACATTTCACTAATTTAAATCCAAACGACATATACAAATAAagtatttattcaaaatcaatgcaacaaataaaaaaatcacaagagAGCAACAGCATTGACTAGAGAGAAAACACACGAACATtcacacattttatttaatcacaCAATTAGTTAACTGTAATCATGCCCGCCTCCATgcgccgcgccgccgccgccgtgtGGGCCGCCGCCCTCCCCTCCGTGCGGGTGCGCCGCGGGAACCATgaccggcttcttcttcttcttggccaAGCAGAAGAGCCCCACCGCGAGGAAGGCGAGGAAGAAGGCGCCGCCGAGGGAGACGCACACGGCGATGATGGTGGTGTGGTCGtgccctccgccgccgccaccgggaGGCGTCAGCACGCTGGGAGGCGGGAACGGAGTGAGCGGAGTGTTGGGGACGCCGGGGACTGATGGGGATATCGGCGGATAGTGAGGGTATGGGTATGGTGGATATTCCGGCGACCCCGGCGGCGGCGCCGAGTGGGGTGGATACGCCGGCTTCGGCGGCTTCGCCGGAGTTCCGGGCTTCGGTGGCTTTCCCGGCGGATAAGCCGGAGTTTCGGGTTTTGGTGGCTTTTCGGGCGGGCTAGGTTTTGGTGGATGGGTGGGTTTTGGCGGGGCAGCCGGGCCGCCAGGTGGCATTTTTGGCGGGTATTGTGGCGGCGCGGTTGGTGGGGAGGCGGGTGGGTGGTGGTGGCCCCCGCCACCACCGCAGTGTTTCTTGTTGTAGCATGGTGGGGGAGGGGGCGGTGGGctagggggagggggagggggcGGGCTGGGTGGGGGCGGGGGGcacggaggaggaggaggaggcgggcTGGATGGGGGCGGGGGGCACGgagatggaggaggaggaggaggcggcggaggaggagttgagggtggtggtggtggtggggaggAGTAGTAGTAGTTATCTAGCTTGATGCTTCTAGGGGAGGGCATTGTGAGGTTTTGGATTAGTGATTAATCACTTTCCAAATTCTTGAATTTAAAGTTGTGGATAATGGGATTAGGGTTATGGGATATATATTTATAGTATGTGTACATACCTAAACCACTATGGGAGACTAAATGCTTTGCAAGAAAAATCAAAAGCACTTATGTAAGCTATATGCTTTTTTTTTACCAACAAGTGGTGGTATTCAATATACTAATTGAAGACTAATATTGTTATTGATTTGGAATTTATAATCTTGCTTTTGTTCCTATCCCCACTgaaattatatgattgaaatGAGCTGTATTCACATTCGAGTGGAGgtcataaattaattaagtaataaCTAGTTCATTAGTATTTATAACTAGCTTATCGAGTCGGACAACTTCTCATTTAGACAAGAATTCTAATTACCACGGTCACAAAATAAAtgagaaattattattaatgaCTCTTTGTTTCATTTTAGACtatacatttttaaaataattgttttatctaatttttttgtCTCTTTACTTAATTGACAAAACACAAAGAATTAAATCTCGtgataataacaaaaatatttcactTAGAATAAAACGAAGCgggtatttaaaaaaaactaactaaCACTTGGCTTTAGTGTGTAGATATGATGAATAGCCACAATTGAATAGAATTAACTAAGGTTAGTTGTGTTTATATTAACGAGTTAAGTAAAAGTCCACAATCAGTAATTTTATATTTCTACACTTCTGATAATATTATTCACTAAAAAAGGAAccgattatatttttaaaacttaaaatattatgaaaatgttacATTGTGTGGCATATTTAACAATCTCAAATATTATTTtcgtgttttaattttttttgcaaagCACATAAGTATTATcacaaatttgaaaaattaataggatatatatatatactggGTGCTTCCTCTCTTGC of the Salvia splendens isolate huo1 unplaced genomic scaffold, SspV2 ctg621, whole genome shotgun sequence genome contains:
- the LOC121790790 gene encoding protein TRACHEARY ELEMENT DIFFERENTIATION-RELATED 7A-like, encoding MPPGGPAAPPKPTHPPKPSPPEKPPKPETPAYPPGKPPKPGTPAKPPKPAYPPHSAPPPGSPEYPPYPYPHYPPISPSVPGVPNTPLTPFPPPSVLTPPGGGGGGHDHTTIIAVCVSLGGAFFLAFLAVGLFCLAKKKKKPVMVPAAHPHGGEGGGPHGGGGAAHGGGHDYS